TTCTGAGCGGCGGAGCCGAGTATGTCCGAGTTGATTCTGCATCATTACCCGACCTCTCCATTTGCCGAGAAGGCCCGTCTGCTGCTGGGTTTCAAAGGTCTGTCCTGGCGCTCGGTGAACATCTCGCCGGTAATGCCGAAACCGGATCTGACCGCCCTGACCGGTGGTTATCGCAAAACCCCTGTGCTGCAGATCGGCGCTGACATCTATTGCGACACTTCGTTGATCGCCCGTCGACTTGAGCAAGAGAAGGCACAGCCGTCGTTTTTCCCCGAAGGTCAGGAAATGACCACCGCCAGCTTCGCGACGTGGGCGGACTCGGTGGTGTTCCAGCATGCCGTCAGCCTGGTGTTCCAGCCGGAGTCGGTTGCCGTGCGTTTCGGCAAATTACCACCGGAAGCGATCAAGGCGTTTATGGCCGACCGTGCCGGCCTGTTCAGTGGCGGCAGCGCCACGCGTTTGTCTACCGAGCAAGCCAAGCATCAATGGCCGACGATCATGGCGCGTCTGGAGCAGCAGTTGCAGCGCGAGCAAGGTGATTTCCTGTTCGGCGATCCATCGATTGCCGACTTTGCTTTGGCGCACCCGATGTGGTTTCTCAAGGCGACCCATGTGACAGCGCCTTTGGTGGACGAGTATCCAGCCGTCGTCGCGTGGCTGGGACGTGTGTTGGGCTTCGGGCATGGCGCTGCGAGCGAAATGACGTCCGACGAGGCGCTGGAGGTCGCACGCAATGCGACGCCAGCAGCATTGCCGGATGCACAGTTTGTTGACCCGAACGGGTTCAAGGCCGGGCAGCAGGTGGCAATTGCCGCAACGGATTACGGGGTTGATCCGGTGGTGGGTGAGTTGCTGTTTGCCGGTCGTGAGGAGTTGATCGTGCGGCGCGAAGACGAGCGTGCCGGCGTGGTGCATGTGCACTTCCCACGCTTCGGTTTCCGTATCGAAGCACGCTAAAAGCAAAAGATCGCAGCCTGCGGCAGCTCCTACAGTGGGATTGATGCTGCACCTGTAGGAGCTGCCGCAGGCTGCGATTTTTTGATCTTGCTGTTATTTCAATGCGGCGAGGATCTCGTCCGGATCAAACCCGCGAATCAACGTGCCATTCACATCGATCAGCGGAATCCCGCGCCCACCCAGTGCCTCGTACGCCTTGCGCGCCTCGCCATCCTTCTCGATGTCGAATTCCTTGAAGGGAATCCCCTTGCTGTCGAGAAAGCGCT
The sequence above is drawn from the Pseudomonas sp. FP2196 genome and encodes:
- a CDS encoding glutathione S-transferase family protein; amino-acid sequence: MSELILHHYPTSPFAEKARLLLGFKGLSWRSVNISPVMPKPDLTALTGGYRKTPVLQIGADIYCDTSLIARRLEQEKAQPSFFPEGQEMTTASFATWADSVVFQHAVSLVFQPESVAVRFGKLPPEAIKAFMADRAGLFSGGSATRLSTEQAKHQWPTIMARLEQQLQREQGDFLFGDPSIADFALAHPMWFLKATHVTAPLVDEYPAVVAWLGRVLGFGHGAASEMTSDEALEVARNATPAALPDAQFVDPNGFKAGQQVAIAATDYGVDPVVGELLFAGREELIVRREDERAGVVHVHFPRFGFRIEAR